A single window of Methanomassiliicoccales archaeon DNA harbors:
- a CDS encoding MBL fold metallo-hydrolase: protein MIFEKIKSNGLAHLSYFIGSKGEAAVIDPRRDCDAYLKISEKEEMRIRYIFETHRNEDYVSGSLELASKCGARILHGDKLNFKFGEPISDGQEFKLGALRMEAIHTPGHTLEHMSYLVKDPRINDQSLILFSGDALFVGDTGRTDFYGKENDEKMASLLYESVFDRLLPLGDGVILAPAHGAGSVCGGNISAREISTLGIEKATNPILQMDRRSFVEMKMNERHEYPKYFRMMEKMNIEGPSLVSVLPDLVPLSPVEFLEQMNKGAIVIDTRSPPSFSGVYIKGSYSMWREGIPSFAGCILPYDRKLLLVLEERTDLERVIDYFRRMGFDNIEGYLREGIENWVEGAFPTEHLGLLTVSELKFKLEREEDIKVLDVRSEEDFTGGHVPGAINLYCGHLNDRSDELPLDHPIAIICSVGYRSTLAASILKMSGCVDVYVVLGGTKAWEAAGYPISED, encoded by the coding sequence TTGATATTCGAAAAGATAAAATCCAACGGATTAGCGCACTTATCATATTTCATCGGCTCAAAAGGAGAAGCAGCGGTCATTGATCCAAGAAGGGATTGCGATGCATACCTCAAGATCTCCGAGAAGGAAGAGATGAGAATTAGGTATATCTTCGAGACCCATAGGAACGAGGATTATGTATCTGGATCGTTAGAACTGGCGAGCAAGTGTGGTGCCCGGATACTGCACGGAGACAAACTCAATTTCAAATTTGGTGAACCAATCTCCGATGGTCAGGAATTCAAACTAGGGGCATTGAGAATGGAAGCCATCCATACTCCCGGCCACACGCTTGAACACATGTCTTATCTTGTGAAGGACCCCCGGATTAATGACCAATCCTTGATTCTATTCTCGGGGGATGCATTATTCGTTGGTGATACTGGGAGGACAGACTTCTACGGAAAGGAAAACGATGAGAAGATGGCCTCACTTCTATATGAATCAGTATTTGACCGCCTGCTGCCTCTGGGGGATGGGGTGATACTGGCGCCCGCCCATGGAGCAGGTTCAGTCTGTGGTGGCAACATCAGTGCCAGGGAGATAAGCACACTGGGTATTGAGAAAGCTACAAACCCCATTCTACAGATGGACCGCAGATCCTTCGTTGAAATGAAGATGAACGAGAGGCACGAATACCCCAAATACTTCAGAATGATGGAGAAGATGAACATCGAGGGCCCTTCACTGGTAAGCGTTCTCCCTGATCTAGTTCCACTCTCCCCTGTCGAGTTCCTTGAACAGATGAACAAAGGTGCGATTGTCATAGACACCAGGTCCCCGCCCAGCTTCTCAGGTGTCTATATCAAAGGATCTTATAGTATGTGGAGGGAAGGTATTCCCTCATTCGCTGGATGTATACTCCCCTATGATCGAAAATTGCTACTCGTGCTTGAAGAAAGGACCGATCTGGAAAGAGTGATCGATTATTTTAGAAGGATGGGGTTCGACAATATCGAGGGATACCTAAGAGAAGGAATCGAGAACTGGGTAGAAGGTGCTTTCCCCACGGAGCATCTCGGACTGCTGACCGTCAGTGAGTTGAAATTTAAACTCGAAAGAGAGGAAGATATCAAGGTCCTCGATGTGCGATCGGAAGAGGATTTCACCGGGGGCCATGTGCCAGGCGCCATCAATCTGTACTGTGGACATTTGAATGATAGATCTGATGAGCTACCTTTGGATCATCCAATAGCAATCATCTGCAGTGTAGGATATAGGAGCACTCTCGCTGCCAGTATTCTGAAGATGAGTGGCTGCGTCGACGTCTATGTAGTCCTTGGAGGAACAAAGGCCTGGGAGGCTGCCGGTTACCCCATATCAGAGGATTGA